The Pongo abelii isolate AG06213 chromosome 20, NHGRI_mPonAbe1-v2.0_pri, whole genome shotgun sequence genome window below encodes:
- the PGLS gene encoding 6-phosphogluconolactonase — protein sequence MGRAGRTARPSRCFIASLRMCQRQSPKVLETQRQGRPLRRRTSGRRERFLLPAAALAMAAPAPGLISVFSSPQELGAALAQLVAQRAACCLAGARARFALGLSGGSLVSMLARELPAAVAPAGLASLARWTLGFCDERLVPFDHAESTYGLYRMHLLSRLPIPESQVITINPELPVEEAAEDYAKKLRQAFQGDSIPVFDLLILGVGPDGHTCSLFPDHPLLQEREKIVAPISDSPKPPPQRVTLTLPVLNAARTVIFVATGEGKAAVLKRILEDQEENPLPAALVQPHTGKLCWFLDEAAARLLTVPFEKHSTL from the exons ATGGGTAGGGCCGGACGGACTGCCCGACCTTCGCGGTGCTTCATTGCTTCACTGCGCATGTGCCAAAGACAATCGCCCAAAGTACTCGAAACACAGCGGCAGGGCCGGCCCTTGCGCAGGCGTACTAGCGGCCGTAGGGAGCGCTTCCTCCTCCCCGCCGCCGCCCTCGCCATGGCCGCGCCGGCCCCGGGCCTCATCTCGGTGTTCtcgagcccccaggagctgggtgCGGCGCTAGCGCAGCTGGTGGCCCAGCGCGCAGCATGCTGCCTGGCGGGGGCCCGCGCCCGTTTCGCGCTCGGCCTGTCGGGCGGGAGCCTCGTCTCGATGCTAGCCCGCGAGCTGCCCGCCGCCGTCGCCCCTGCCGGTCTAGCCAGCTTAGCGCGCTGGACGCTGGGCTTCTGCGACGAGCGCCTCGTGCCCTTCGATCACGCCGAGAGCACGTACGGCCTCTACCGG ATGCATCTTCTCTCCAGACTGCCGATCCCAGAAAGCCAGGTGATCACCATTAACCCTGAGCTGCCTGTGGAGGAGGCGGCTGAGGACTACGCCAAGAAGCTGAGACAG GCATTCCAAGGGGACTCCATCCCGGTTTTCGACCTGCTGATCCTAGGGGTGGGCCCCGATGGTCACACCTGCTCGCTCTTCCCAGACCACCCCCTCCTACAG GAGCGGGAGAAGATTGTGGCTCCCATCAGTGACTCCCCAAAGCCACCACCACAGCGTGTGACCCTCACACTACCTGTCCTGAATGCAGCACGAACTGTCATCTTTGTGGCAACCGGAGAAGGCAAGGCAGCTGTTCTGAAG CGCATTTTGGAGGACCAGGAGGAAAACCCACTGCCTGCCGCCCTGGTCCAGCCCCACACCGGGAAACTGTGCTGGTTCTTGGATGAGGCGGCCGCCCGCCTCCTGACCGTACCCTTCGAGAAGCATTCCACTTTGTAG